A DNA window from Hevea brasiliensis isolate MT/VB/25A 57/8 chromosome 2, ASM3005281v1, whole genome shotgun sequence contains the following coding sequences:
- the LOC110665495 gene encoding protein HUA2-LIKE 2 isoform X4: MAPSRRRGAGKAAAAAAARRQWKVGDLVLAKVKGFPAWPATVSEPEKWGYPTDWKKVLVYFFGTQQIAFCNPADVEAFTEEKKQSLLIKRQGKGADFVRAVQEIIDSYEKSKKADQVDDLNSGYEDTLANGGNSVESSANFELKDQTETSEATTMVRNDPSLASSFAPDVAKAGSLHDKEVSLEQHTDNVVVTAKPVITTYTSRKRSGGLRSRKHAPQKKDSSVERSTSLSRLESSRFQNLVVPSNDGNKSAGEASTEVILSRSLRRNKQVRKSPDASEWDDVDSSAFVSRTVEDNGSEIVTVDSDSLSLNEGSTIDSACKPEHSETVADCLEEDVELSKGLDFQINAVVIKKKRKPNRKRVTNEATEPTARLDTVADLDAVVHSSSQNSQWACENLSERHNKDDGDEHLPLVKRARVRMGKLSSLEDHSSFSHVEEKTSNEVAVNSADAHNGLCQEVEERTSDEVAVATSEHIGPPYNFSDDCSADKGSFSAKVVLDNASPQNGCAQILGNRPQLSIAKEHQSFGCPADGEAALPPSKRLHRALEAMSANAAEEGQASADISTLKTLINGSSTSSMENSSDKFVDRKESDGSGEPNVESPGCRASALCSSSKRVLEESINPPLEEDICNQRIESSNSQEHYEDVLTEALDHDCGKNLGRSCFAGDIVAITIQQSTKDFTPNFDRRRDSLQSNHGSSGQLLRTKDEINSENVELRDVGDENLNKDVVLEHSRMSPSLISQVDEAAKGTSQNGSNVFQYSAEDTGCENAKSLRSLIDDDNRVNGISEAAKVVKYEQKRKETNYASISDDHLCGRNVLVAQSSPVPADGIESPAQTSPPTTSICHVSTSESANFIQNSQCSSPNHSHHKTVSTSIDEEKKESVVVLQHPKSFGKWNNYAEAQAALSSFEGMLGSLTRTKESIGRATRMAIDCAKFGLSTKVVEILVRNLESESSLHRRVDLFFLVDSITQCSRGLKGDVGGIYPSAIQAVLTRLLAAAAPPGSFAQENRRQCLRVLRLWLERRILPESVIRHHMRELDSLGGSSSAGAYSRRSARTERALDDPVRDMEGMLVDEYGSNSSFQLPGFCMPRMLRDEDEGSDSDGESFEAVTPEHNSETPEERDTTLAVEKHTHILEDVDGELEMEDVAPSCEVEGSSAVGIAAVNSVCNLQNQLELHFPLPFAPPLPQDVPPSSPPLPTSPPPPPPPPPPLAVPHSCGMPDPYISGVDSKLYANSHNMQDDMRESVGQPPAAPRINTSMSNGVHYHTTECRDQMQHCDSTNSFNSYSVHPVHTDGPNFHHKAYPPRPPHPPPSNQFSYVQAGQHVKSRRETPPPYHHRFHSSHNADGGNFYNNHERMRPVPYEINDSWRHPAPPFPGPRHPDKGRACYPSGPYGGPPREQDRIPHQGWSFPAGGMHHRNFMPFRPPPESAIPVSNRVPLTRSGMGTSPSVPEKSIHEFSVKDARGQNVDLSIYKGKVLLVVNVASKCGFTDSNYTQLTDLYNKYKDKDFEVLAFPCNQFLKQEPGTSEGAQEFACTRYKAEYPIFQKVRVNGPNTAPVYRFLKASKFGIMGSSIKWNFTKFLVNKEGQVIARYGTTTTPLSIEADIKKALEIE; encoded by the exons AGCTTTCTGCAACCCTGCTGATGTTGAAGCATTTACTGAAGAGAAGAAACAATCCCTTTTGATCAAACGTCAAGGAAAGGGTGCAGATTTTGTTCGTGCAGTGCAGGAGATTATCGACAGTTATGAGAAGTCTAAGAAAGCAGACCAAGTTGATGATCTCAATTCTGGTTATGAAGATACTCTTGCAAATGGTGGGAATTCAGTGGAGTCATCAGCAAACTTTGAGTTGAAGGATCAGACTGAAACTTCAGAAGCAACTACTATGGTTAGAAATGATCCTAGCCTTGCAAGCAGTTTTGCTCCAGATGTAGCAAAAGCTGGTTCTTTGCATGATAAAGAAGTCTCATTGGAGCAACACACTGATAATGTGGTGGTCACGGCAAAACCTGTTATAACTACTTACACTTCAAGAAAAAGATCTGGAGGCTTACGGTCTAGAAAACACGCCCCACAGAAAAAGGATTCATCAGTTGAAAGGTCCACAAGTTTGTCAAGGTTGGAATCCTCTAGATTCCAGAATTTGGTGGTGCCATCTAATGATGGTAACAAGAGTGCAGGGGAAGCATCAACTGAAGTAATCCTAAGCAGATCCCTACGAAGGAACAAGCAAGTTAGAAAATCACCAGATGCCTCTGAGTGGGATGATGTGGATTCATCTGCTTTTGTTTCAAGAACTGTTGAAGATAATGGCTCTGAAATTGTAACAGTTGATTCTGATTCTTTGAGTCTGAATGAAGGCAGCACTATAGACAGTGCTTGTAAGCCTGAGCACTCAGAAACTGTTGCTGATTGTTTGGAGGAAGATGTTGAGTTGAGCAAAGGGCTTGATTTTCAAATAAATGCTGTGGTTATAAAGAAGAAACGGAAACCAAACAGAAAGCGAGTGACTAATGAAGCCACTGAGCCAACTGCCAGGTTGGATACAGTGGCAGATTTGGATGCTGTGGTGCATAGTAGCAGCCAAAATTCACAGTGGGCTTGTGAAAACTTGAGTGAGAGGCATAACAAAGATGATGGAGATGAGCATTTGCCACTAGTGAAACGAGCTAGAGTTAGAATGGGCAAATTATCATCATTGGAGGACCACAGCAGCTTTTCTCATGTGGAAGAAAAGACCTCCAATGAAGTTGCAGTCAATTCGGCTGATGCTCACAATGGCTTATGTCAAGAAGTTGAAGAAAGAACCTCTGATGAAGTTGCAGTCGCTACGTCGGAGCATATTGGCCCACCTTATAATTTCAGTGATGATTGTTCAGCTGACAAAGGCTCATTTTCAGCGAAGGTTGTTTTAGATAATGCATCACCTCAGAATGGCTGTGCTCAAATTCTAGGGAATAGGCCTCAGCTTTCAATTGCTAAGGAGCATCAGTCTTTTGGCTGCCCAGCAGATGGTGAAGCTGCTTTACCTCCATCCAAACGTCTTCATCGTGCTCTAGAAGCTATGTCTGCAAATGCTGCTGAAGAAGGTCAGGCAAGTGCTGATATATCAACCTTGAAAACATTAATAAATGGCAGTTCCACCTCTTCAATGGAGAACTCCTCCGACAAGTTTGTTGATCGAAAAGAAAGTGATGGTTCTGGGGAGCCAAATGTAGAGTCTCCTGGCTGTAGGGCCTCTGCATTATGTTCCAGCTCTAAAAGAGTCTTAGAGGAATCCATAAATCCACCATTAGAAGAGGACATCTGCAATCAACGAATCGAAAGTTCTAATAGCCAAGAGCATTATGAAGATGTCTTGACAGAAGCCTTGGACCATGATTGTGGCAAAAACCTTGGCAGATCATGTTTTGCAGGTGACATTGTTGCTATTACTATACAACAAAGTACAAAAGATTTCACACCAAATTTTGACAGAAGACGAGACAGTCTACAATCCAATCATGGCTCATCTGGTCAGTTATTACGTACAAAGGATGAGATCAATTCTGAAAATGTTGAGTTAAGAGATGTCGGAGATGAAAATCTTAATAAAGATGTTGTTTTGGAGCATTCTCGGATGAGCCCAAGTCTTATCTCACAGGTTGATGAAGCTGCTAAAGGTACCTCTCAAAATGGTTCTAATGTGTTTCAGTACAGTGCTGAGGATACTGGCTGTGAGAATGCCAAGTCATTGAGGTCTCTAATTGATGATGACAACCGAGTCAATGGCAT ATCTGAGGCGGCAAAAGTTGTCAAATATGAGCAGAAACGAAAGGAAACTAATTATGCTTCTATTTCTGATGATCATTTGTGTGGAAGGAATGTGTTGGTAGCCCAGTCAAGTCCAGTACCAGCTGATGGAATAGAATCTCCTGCACAGACATCTCCACCCACAACCTCAATATGCCATGTATCTACTTCGGAAAGTGctaattttattcaaaatagtCAATGCTCCAGTCCTAATCATTCACATCATAAAACTGTGAGCACATCAATTGATGAAGAAAAAAAGGAATCAGTGGTGGTGCTGCAACACCCAAAATCTTTTGGCAAATGGAATAATTATGCAGAAGCGCAAGCTGCTCTATCATCCTTTGAAGGAATGCTTGGATCATTAACAAGGACAAAGGAGAGCATTGGTCGAGCAACTCGCATGGCCATTGACTGTGCAAAGTTTGGCCTTTCTACTAAG GTGGTGGAGATTTTAGTCCGTAACTTGGAAAGTGAGTCAAGTTTACACAGAAGGGTGGATTTATTCTTCCTTGTGGATTCTATCACTCAGTGCTCTCGAGGTTTGAAAG GTGATGTTGGTGGTATATACCCTTCAGCTATTCAGGCAGTGTTGACACGCTTGCTTGCAGCAGCTGCTCCTCCTGGAAGTTTTGCACAGGAAAATCGGAGGCAGTGTTTGAGG GTTTTGAGGCTTTGGCTGGAAAGAAGGATCCTTCCGGAATCTGTTATTCGCCATCATATGCGGGAACTTGATTCATTAGGTGGTTCATCTTCTGCTGGTGCTTATTCTCGCCGATCGGCAAGAACGGAAAGGGCTTTAGATGATCCTGTTAGAGACATGGAGGGAATGCTTGTTGACGAATATGGAAG CAATTCAAGTTTTCAGCTTCCGGGATTTTGTATGCCTCGCATGCTTAGGGATGAAGATGAAGGAAGTGATTCTGATGGAGAGAGTTTTGAGGCTGTCACTCCTGAACATAATTCTGAAACCCCTGAAGAACGGGATACCACCCTAGCAGTAGAGAAGCACACACACATCTTGGAAGATGTTGATGGTGAGCTTGAAATGGAGGATGTGGCTCCCTCTTGTGAAGTTGAAGGAAGTTCAGCAGTTGGCATTGCTGCAGTCAATTCTGTATGTAATTTGCAAAATCAATTAGAACTGCATTTTCCACTGCCTTTTGCCCCTCCTCTGCCTCAGGATGTGCCACCATCATCACCACCATTGCCAACTTCacctcctccacctccacctccaccaccTCCTCTTGCTGTCCCACATTCATGTGGAATGCCTGATCCATACATTAGTGGTGTAGATTCAAAGCTTTATGCAAATTCACAT AATATGCAAGATGACATGAGAGAATCTGTGGGTCAGCCGCCAGCAGCCCCAAGAATCAATACATCAATGTCCAATGGAGTGCATTATCATACTACTGAATGTAGGGATCAGATGCAGCATTGCGACTCCACAAACTCTTTCAACAGTTACTCTGTACATCCAGTGCACACAGATGGACCAAACTTCCACCACAAGGCTTATCCTCCAAGGCCACCACACCCACCACCTTCAAATCAATTCTCTTATGTTCAGGCAGGCCAGCATGTGAAGTCTCGGAGAGAGACCCCGCCTCCTTACCACCACAGATTCCACTCGTCACATAATGCTGATGGTGGAAACTTTTATAATAACCATGAGCGAATGAGACCAGTCCCATATGAAATTAATGACAGCTGGAGACACCCTGCACCTCCTTTTCCTG GCCCACGACATCCTGATAAAGGCAGAGCATGTTATCCATCTGGTCCTTATGGTGGCCCACCTAGAGAGCAGGATAGAATACCTCATCAGGGATGGTCATTTCCTGCCGGGGGGATGCATCACAGGAACTTCATGCCATTTAGACCACCACCTGAAAGTGCAATTCCAGTGTCAAATAGAG TTCCACTTACCAGGTCAGGGATGGGGACTTCTCCATCTGTCCCAGAGAAATCAATCCATGAATTCTCCGTCAAG GATGCCCGCGGTCAGAATGTTGACCTCAGTATCTACAAAGGCAAGGTTCTTCTCGTGGTTAATGTCGCCTCCAAATG tggatttacagattccaattacacccagtTGACTGATCTTTATAACAAGTATAAGGACAAAG ATTTTGAAGTCTTGGCATTTCCATGTAATCAATTTCTGAAACAAGAGCCAGGGACAAGCGAAGGTGCACAGGAGTTTGCTTGTACCAGATACAAGGCTGAATATCCAATTTTTCAAAAG GTTCGCGTCAACGGGCCAAATACAGCTCCTGTCTACAGATTTCTCAAGGCGAGTAAATTTGGAATTATGGGGTCCAGTATAAAGTGGAATTTTACCAAGTTTTTAGTCAATAAGGAAGGGCAAGTCATTGCTCGCTATGGCACGACGACCACTCCTTTGTCCATTgag GCTGATATCAAGAAAGCATTGGAAATAGAGTGA
- the LOC110665495 gene encoding probable glutathione peroxidase 4 isoform X3, translating into MGTSPSVPEKSIHEFSVKDARGQNVDLSIYKGKVLLVVNVASKCGFTDSNYTQLTDLYNKYKDKDFEVLAFPCNQFLKQEPGTSEGAQEFACTRYKAEYPIFQKVRVNGPNTAPVYRFLKASKFGIMGSSIKWNFTKFLVNKEGQVIARYGTTTTPLSIEVSLSLLLC; encoded by the exons ATGGGGACTTCTCCATCTGTCCCAGAGAAATCAATCCATGAATTCTCCGTCAAG GATGCCCGCGGTCAGAATGTTGACCTCAGTATCTACAAAGGCAAGGTTCTTCTCGTGGTTAATGTCGCCTCCAAATG tggatttacagattccaattacacccagtTGACTGATCTTTATAACAAGTATAAGGACAAAG ATTTTGAAGTCTTGGCATTTCCATGTAATCAATTTCTGAAACAAGAGCCAGGGACAAGCGAAGGTGCACAGGAGTTTGCTTGTACCAGATACAAGGCTGAATATCCAATTTTTCAAAAG GTTCGCGTCAACGGGCCAAATACAGCTCCTGTCTACAGATTTCTCAAGGCGAGTAAATTTGGAATTATGGGGTCCAGTATAAAGTGGAATTTTACCAAGTTTTTAGTCAATAAGGAAGGGCAAGTCATTGCTCGCTATGGCACGACGACCACTCCTTTGTCCATTgaggtctctctctctctattgctCT GCTGA
- the LOC110665495 gene encoding protein HUA2-LIKE 2 isoform X2, producing the protein MAPSRRRGAGKAAAAAAARRQWKVGDLVLAKVKGFPAWPATVSEPEKWGYPTDWKKVLVYFFGTQQIAFCNPADVEAFTEEKKQSLLIKRQGKGADFVRAVQEIIDSYEKSKKADQVDDLNSGYEDTLANGGNSVESSANFELKDQTETSEATTMVRNDPSLASSFAPDVAKAGSLHDKEVSLEQHTDNVVVTAKPVITTYTSRKRSGGLRSRKHAPQKKDSSVERSTSLSRLESSRFQNLVVPSNDGNKSAGEASTEVILSRSLRRNKQVRKSPDASEWDDVDSSAFVSRTVEDNGSEIVTVDSDSLSLNEGSTIDSACKPEHSETVADCLEEDVELSKGLDFQINAVVIKKKRKPNRKRVTNEATEPTARLDTVADLDAVVHSSSQNSQWACENLSERHNKDDGDEHLPLVKRARVRMGKLSSLEDHSSFSHVEEKTSNEVAVNSADAHNGLCQEVEERTSDEVAVATSEHIGPPYNFSDDCSADKGSFSAKVVLDNASPQNGCAQILGNRPQLSIAKEHQSFGCPADGEAALPPSKRLHRALEAMSANAAEEGQASADISTLKTLINGSSTSSMENSSDKFVDRKESDGSGEPNVESPGCRASALCSSSKRVLEESINPPLEEDICNQRIESSNSQEHYEDVLTEALDHDCGKNLGRSCFAGDIVAITIQQSTKDFTPNFDRRRDSLQSNHGSSGQLLRTKDEINSENVELRDVGDENLNKDVVLEHSRMSPSLISQVDEAAKGTSQNGSNVFQYSAEDTGCENAKSLRSLIDDDNRVNGMNVLVAQSSPVPADGIESPAQTSPPTTSICHVSTSESANFIQNSQCSSPNHSHHKTVSTSIDEEKKESVVVLQHPKSFGKWNNYAEAQAALSSFEGMLGSLTRTKESIGRATRMAIDCAKFGLSTKVVEILVRNLESESSLHRRVDLFFLVDSITQCSRGLKGDVGGIYPSAIQAVLTRLLAAAAPPGSFAQENRRQCLRVLRLWLERRILPESVIRHHMRELDSLGGSSSAGAYSRRSARTERALDDPVRDMEGMLVDEYGSNSSFQLPGFCMPRMLRDEDEGSDSDGESFEAVTPEHNSETPEERDTTLAVEKHTHILEDVDGELEMEDVAPSCEVEGSSAVGIAAVNSVCNLQNQLELHFPLPFAPPLPQDVPPSSPPLPTSPPPPPPPPPPLAVPHSCGMPDPYISGVDSKLYANSHNMQDDMRESVGQPPAAPRINTSMSNGVHYHTTECRDQMQHCDSTNSFNSYSVHPVHTDGPNFHHKAYPPRPPHPPPSNQFSYVQAGQHVKSRRETPPPYHHRFHSSHNADGGNFYNNHERMRPVPYEINDSWRHPAPPFPGPRHPDKGRACYPSGPYGGPPREQDRIPHQGWSFPAGGMHHRNFMPFRPPPESAIPVSNRASSIWRPR; encoded by the exons AGCTTTCTGCAACCCTGCTGATGTTGAAGCATTTACTGAAGAGAAGAAACAATCCCTTTTGATCAAACGTCAAGGAAAGGGTGCAGATTTTGTTCGTGCAGTGCAGGAGATTATCGACAGTTATGAGAAGTCTAAGAAAGCAGACCAAGTTGATGATCTCAATTCTGGTTATGAAGATACTCTTGCAAATGGTGGGAATTCAGTGGAGTCATCAGCAAACTTTGAGTTGAAGGATCAGACTGAAACTTCAGAAGCAACTACTATGGTTAGAAATGATCCTAGCCTTGCAAGCAGTTTTGCTCCAGATGTAGCAAAAGCTGGTTCTTTGCATGATAAAGAAGTCTCATTGGAGCAACACACTGATAATGTGGTGGTCACGGCAAAACCTGTTATAACTACTTACACTTCAAGAAAAAGATCTGGAGGCTTACGGTCTAGAAAACACGCCCCACAGAAAAAGGATTCATCAGTTGAAAGGTCCACAAGTTTGTCAAGGTTGGAATCCTCTAGATTCCAGAATTTGGTGGTGCCATCTAATGATGGTAACAAGAGTGCAGGGGAAGCATCAACTGAAGTAATCCTAAGCAGATCCCTACGAAGGAACAAGCAAGTTAGAAAATCACCAGATGCCTCTGAGTGGGATGATGTGGATTCATCTGCTTTTGTTTCAAGAACTGTTGAAGATAATGGCTCTGAAATTGTAACAGTTGATTCTGATTCTTTGAGTCTGAATGAAGGCAGCACTATAGACAGTGCTTGTAAGCCTGAGCACTCAGAAACTGTTGCTGATTGTTTGGAGGAAGATGTTGAGTTGAGCAAAGGGCTTGATTTTCAAATAAATGCTGTGGTTATAAAGAAGAAACGGAAACCAAACAGAAAGCGAGTGACTAATGAAGCCACTGAGCCAACTGCCAGGTTGGATACAGTGGCAGATTTGGATGCTGTGGTGCATAGTAGCAGCCAAAATTCACAGTGGGCTTGTGAAAACTTGAGTGAGAGGCATAACAAAGATGATGGAGATGAGCATTTGCCACTAGTGAAACGAGCTAGAGTTAGAATGGGCAAATTATCATCATTGGAGGACCACAGCAGCTTTTCTCATGTGGAAGAAAAGACCTCCAATGAAGTTGCAGTCAATTCGGCTGATGCTCACAATGGCTTATGTCAAGAAGTTGAAGAAAGAACCTCTGATGAAGTTGCAGTCGCTACGTCGGAGCATATTGGCCCACCTTATAATTTCAGTGATGATTGTTCAGCTGACAAAGGCTCATTTTCAGCGAAGGTTGTTTTAGATAATGCATCACCTCAGAATGGCTGTGCTCAAATTCTAGGGAATAGGCCTCAGCTTTCAATTGCTAAGGAGCATCAGTCTTTTGGCTGCCCAGCAGATGGTGAAGCTGCTTTACCTCCATCCAAACGTCTTCATCGTGCTCTAGAAGCTATGTCTGCAAATGCTGCTGAAGAAGGTCAGGCAAGTGCTGATATATCAACCTTGAAAACATTAATAAATGGCAGTTCCACCTCTTCAATGGAGAACTCCTCCGACAAGTTTGTTGATCGAAAAGAAAGTGATGGTTCTGGGGAGCCAAATGTAGAGTCTCCTGGCTGTAGGGCCTCTGCATTATGTTCCAGCTCTAAAAGAGTCTTAGAGGAATCCATAAATCCACCATTAGAAGAGGACATCTGCAATCAACGAATCGAAAGTTCTAATAGCCAAGAGCATTATGAAGATGTCTTGACAGAAGCCTTGGACCATGATTGTGGCAAAAACCTTGGCAGATCATGTTTTGCAGGTGACATTGTTGCTATTACTATACAACAAAGTACAAAAGATTTCACACCAAATTTTGACAGAAGACGAGACAGTCTACAATCCAATCATGGCTCATCTGGTCAGTTATTACGTACAAAGGATGAGATCAATTCTGAAAATGTTGAGTTAAGAGATGTCGGAGATGAAAATCTTAATAAAGATGTTGTTTTGGAGCATTCTCGGATGAGCCCAAGTCTTATCTCACAGGTTGATGAAGCTGCTAAAGGTACCTCTCAAAATGGTTCTAATGTGTTTCAGTACAGTGCTGAGGATACTGGCTGTGAGAATGCCAAGTCATTGAGGTCTCTAATTGATGATGACAACCGAGTCAATGGCAT GAATGTGTTGGTAGCCCAGTCAAGTCCAGTACCAGCTGATGGAATAGAATCTCCTGCACAGACATCTCCACCCACAACCTCAATATGCCATGTATCTACTTCGGAAAGTGctaattttattcaaaatagtCAATGCTCCAGTCCTAATCATTCACATCATAAAACTGTGAGCACATCAATTGATGAAGAAAAAAAGGAATCAGTGGTGGTGCTGCAACACCCAAAATCTTTTGGCAAATGGAATAATTATGCAGAAGCGCAAGCTGCTCTATCATCCTTTGAAGGAATGCTTGGATCATTAACAAGGACAAAGGAGAGCATTGGTCGAGCAACTCGCATGGCCATTGACTGTGCAAAGTTTGGCCTTTCTACTAAG GTGGTGGAGATTTTAGTCCGTAACTTGGAAAGTGAGTCAAGTTTACACAGAAGGGTGGATTTATTCTTCCTTGTGGATTCTATCACTCAGTGCTCTCGAGGTTTGAAAG GTGATGTTGGTGGTATATACCCTTCAGCTATTCAGGCAGTGTTGACACGCTTGCTTGCAGCAGCTGCTCCTCCTGGAAGTTTTGCACAGGAAAATCGGAGGCAGTGTTTGAGG GTTTTGAGGCTTTGGCTGGAAAGAAGGATCCTTCCGGAATCTGTTATTCGCCATCATATGCGGGAACTTGATTCATTAGGTGGTTCATCTTCTGCTGGTGCTTATTCTCGCCGATCGGCAAGAACGGAAAGGGCTTTAGATGATCCTGTTAGAGACATGGAGGGAATGCTTGTTGACGAATATGGAAG CAATTCAAGTTTTCAGCTTCCGGGATTTTGTATGCCTCGCATGCTTAGGGATGAAGATGAAGGAAGTGATTCTGATGGAGAGAGTTTTGAGGCTGTCACTCCTGAACATAATTCTGAAACCCCTGAAGAACGGGATACCACCCTAGCAGTAGAGAAGCACACACACATCTTGGAAGATGTTGATGGTGAGCTTGAAATGGAGGATGTGGCTCCCTCTTGTGAAGTTGAAGGAAGTTCAGCAGTTGGCATTGCTGCAGTCAATTCTGTATGTAATTTGCAAAATCAATTAGAACTGCATTTTCCACTGCCTTTTGCCCCTCCTCTGCCTCAGGATGTGCCACCATCATCACCACCATTGCCAACTTCacctcctccacctccacctccaccaccTCCTCTTGCTGTCCCACATTCATGTGGAATGCCTGATCCATACATTAGTGGTGTAGATTCAAAGCTTTATGCAAATTCACAT AATATGCAAGATGACATGAGAGAATCTGTGGGTCAGCCGCCAGCAGCCCCAAGAATCAATACATCAATGTCCAATGGAGTGCATTATCATACTACTGAATGTAGGGATCAGATGCAGCATTGCGACTCCACAAACTCTTTCAACAGTTACTCTGTACATCCAGTGCACACAGATGGACCAAACTTCCACCACAAGGCTTATCCTCCAAGGCCACCACACCCACCACCTTCAAATCAATTCTCTTATGTTCAGGCAGGCCAGCATGTGAAGTCTCGGAGAGAGACCCCGCCTCCTTACCACCACAGATTCCACTCGTCACATAATGCTGATGGTGGAAACTTTTATAATAACCATGAGCGAATGAGACCAGTCCCATATGAAATTAATGACAGCTGGAGACACCCTGCACCTCCTTTTCCTG GCCCACGACATCCTGATAAAGGCAGAGCATGTTATCCATCTGGTCCTTATGGTGGCCCACCTAGAGAGCAGGATAGAATACCTCATCAGGGATGGTCATTTCCTGCCGGGGGGATGCATCACAGGAACTTCATGCCATTTAGACCACCACCTGAAAGTGCAATTCCAGTGTCAAATAGAG CTTCAAGCATTTGGCGGCCAAGATGA